A single region of the Vicia villosa cultivar HV-30 ecotype Madison, WI linkage group LG4, Vvil1.0, whole genome shotgun sequence genome encodes:
- the LOC131599971 gene encoding glucan endo-1,3-beta-glucosidase 14-like: MKTTFILTTLFVFLACSLSPDVGYSFGINYGQVANNLPQPEKVLVLLSTLNLTKTRIYDTNPQILTTFSKSNIEIIVTVENEILNQLDDPQQALQWVNSRVIPFLPNTKITGIQVGNEVFTDDDTTLLQHLVPAVINIYNALARLGYSNIWVSTPSSLAVLETSYPPSAGSFKGEISSMMYQFLNFLATTKAPFWINAYPYFAYKDDPNSIPLDYVLFNPNAGMVDPNTNLHYDNMLYAMADAVSFSIAKMGFKGIEVRVSETGWPSKGDANEVGASPVNAATYNRNLLKRQMANQGTPLNPRMRLEVYLFALFNEDLKPGPTSERNYGLFRPDESVTYNVGFSTLATPKTSASISLASSATKIKVAPKGYKNLVYWMFIYVLISILYV; this comes from the exons ATGAAAACAACTTTCATCTTAACAACGTTGTTTGTTTTTCTCGCATGTTCTCTCTCACCAG ATGTTGGATATAGCTTTGGAATCAACTATGGTCAAGTTGCTAACAATTTGCCACAACCTGAAAAAGTTCTTGTACTATTGAGTACCTTAAACCTCACGAAAACAAGAATCTACGACACAAATCCTCAAATTCTTActacattttcaaaatcaaatattgAGATAATTGTGACGGTTGAAAATGAAATACTTAACCAACTAGATGATCCACAACAAGCACTTCAATGGGTTAATAGCCGCGTGATACCTTTCTTGCCAAACACGAAAATCACCGGGATTCAAGTAGGCAACGAGGTTTTCACCGATGACGATACAACTCTTCTTCAACATCTTGTTCCGGCCGTGATTAATATCTACAATGCGTTAGCTCGATTAGGTTACTCGAACATTTGGGTCTCGACGCCTAGTTCGTTGGCCGTGTTGGAAACTTCTTACCCGCCTTCGGCCGGGAGTTTTAAAGGCGAGATTTCGAGTATGATGtatcaatttttgaattttttggccACGACGAAAGCGCCTTTTTGGATCAATGCTTACCCTTACTTTGCTTACAAAGATGATCCAAATTCAATACCTTTGGATTATGTTTTGTTTAACCCTAATGCAGGAATGGTTGATCCTAACACAAATCTACATTATGATAACATGCTTTATGCTATGGCTGATGCTGTTTCATTCTCCATTGCTAAAATGGGGTTTAAAGGGATTGAAGTTAGGGTATCGGAGACGGGTTGGCCTTCGAAAGGTGACGCGAATGAGGTCGGTGCTTCGCCAGTGAATGCGGCGACTTATAATAGGAATTTGTTGAAGAGACAAATGGCGAATCAAGGGACACCTTTGAATCCTAGGATGAGGTTGGAGGTTTATTTGTTTGCATTGTTTAATGAAGATTTGAAACCTGGTCCAACTTCGGAGAGAAACTATGGTCTTTTTAGACCGGATGAATCTGTGACTTATAATGTTGGGTTTTCTACTCTTGCAACACCAAAAACATCAGCTTCCATCTCTCTTGCTTCCTCTGCCACCAAAATTAAG GTAGCACCAAAGGGATACAAAAACTTGGTGTATTGGATGTTCATATATGTCTTGATTTCAATTCTTTATGTGTGA